The Campylobacter sp. CN_NE2 genome contains a region encoding:
- the trpC gene encoding indole-3-glycerol phosphate synthase TrpC → MILDKIIEQTKIDLEIKKAKFSFDDLGKSLAYNPYMPRPVKPALKSSADEPLRIISEIKKASPSKGLIRADFEPTQIAVAYENAGTNAFSILTEPHWFKGDLEFIPQVRRYTKTPILRKDFIIDEYQILEALVYGADFILLIAKALSRADLKRLYEFSLHVGLDVLVEIHDKEDLTKAIFAGAEIIGINHRNLQTFEVDLSLSANLIPLIPNGKIIVAESGLSSHEQLLELNKIGVDAFLIGEHFMRQTNVGEALKNIKFGKNS, encoded by the coding sequence ATGATTTTAGATAAAATTATAGAGCAAACAAAAATTGATTTAGAAATCAAAAAAGCCAAATTTAGCTTTGATGATTTGGGAAAAAGTTTAGCTTATAATCCATATATGCCACGCCCTGTAAAACCGGCTCTTAAAAGCTCAGCAGATGAGCCTTTACGCATAATTTCTGAAATCAAAAAAGCAAGTCCTAGCAAGGGGCTTATTAGGGCTGATTTCGAACCAACCCAAATCGCCGTGGCGTATGAAAATGCAGGAACTAATGCTTTTTCTATTTTGACCGAACCGCACTGGTTCAAGGGCGATTTGGAATTTATTCCACAAGTTAGAAGATATACAAAAACGCCTATTTTACGCAAAGATTTTATCATCGATGAGTATCAAATCCTTGAAGCTCTTGTTTATGGGGCGGATTTTATTTTGCTTATCGCAAAAGCCCTAAGCAGGGCAGATTTGAAGCGACTTTATGAATTTAGTTTGCATGTTGGGCTTGATGTTTTAGTTGAAATCCACGATAAAGAAGATTTAACAAAGGCGATTTTCGCAGGAGCTGAGATTATCGGTATAAATCACCGAAATTTGCAGACTTTTGAGGTTGATTTGAGCTTATCGGCAAATTTAATTCCGCTTATACCAAATGGCAAGATTATTGTCGCTGAAAGTGGTTTAAGTAGCCACGAACAGCTACTAGAACTTAATAAAATCGGCGTTGATGCGTTTTTAATCGGCGAACATTTTATGAGGCAAACCAATGTCGGCGAAGCTTTGAAAAATATTAAATTTGGTAAAAATTCATAA
- a CDS encoding bifunctional 3,4-dihydroxy-2-butanone 4-phosphate synthase/GTP cyclohydrolase II encodes MAKMVSVEQAIDDIKNGKMIVMVDDVDRENEGDIIFAANFTTPQKVNFAITHARGVVCVALDDEIAKRLNLGLMVDKNTSSHETAFTVTIDAKDATTGVSAYERNMTIDLIARPNSTPEDFVRPGHINPLIAKKGGVLVRTGHTEGSVDLCKLAGISPSAVICEIVNEDGTMARRDDLEKFCKTHDINMISIAQIVEYRLKHETLVKFGEFSDGKICGKTCKICDITDHDGNTHKAFIFGKIGEICNVKFHKIGSDLEFMQDENYADFMANLETLASSSGVLLALNSASHKGDFKSYGIGAQILAHLGIKKIKILSKSEQNSFAGLSGFGIDII; translated from the coding sequence ATGGCTAAAATGGTTAGTGTAGAACAAGCTATTGACGATATTAAAAATGGCAAGATGATTGTCATGGTCGATGATGTTGATCGCGAAAATGAGGGCGATATAATTTTTGCAGCAAATTTTACAACCCCCCAAAAGGTAAATTTTGCTATCACGCATGCTCGTGGCGTTGTTTGTGTGGCACTTGATGATGAGATTGCCAAAAGACTAAATTTAGGGCTTATGGTCGATAAAAATACATCTTCTCACGAGACGGCTTTTACCGTTACGATTGACGCAAAAGACGCAACTACGGGCGTAAGCGCCTATGAGCGAAATATGACGATAGATTTGATTGCGCGTCCAAACTCTACGCCAGAAGACTTTGTTCGCCCAGGTCATATAAATCCGCTGATAGCCAAAAAAGGCGGAGTGCTGGTTCGCACGGGGCATACTGAGGGTTCTGTGGATCTTTGCAAACTAGCCGGAATTTCACCAAGCGCGGTGATTTGCGAGATTGTAAATGAAGACGGCACGATGGCAAGACGCGATGATTTGGAAAAATTTTGCAAGACGCATGATATAAATATGATTTCAATCGCCCAAATCGTCGAATACCGATTAAAACACGAAACTTTGGTTAAATTTGGCGAATTTAGCGATGGTAAAATTTGCGGTAAAACATGCAAAATTTGCGATATAACAGACCACGACGGCAACACGCACAAAGCCTTTATTTTCGGTAAAATCGGCGAAATTTGCAATGTCAAATTTCATAAAATCGGTAGCGATTTAGAATTTATGCAAGATGAAAATTACGCTGATTTTATGGCGAATTTAGAGACTTTGGCGAGCAGTAGCGGTGTGCTTTTAGCCTTAAATTCGGCTTCTCATAAGGGCGATTTTAAAAGTTACGGCATAGGGGCGCAAATTTTAGCTCATCTTGGTATCAAAAAAATCAAAATCCTAAGCAAAAGCGAACAAAATAGTTTCGCAGGTCTTAGCGGTTTTGGGATAGATATAATTTAG
- a CDS encoding YkgJ family cysteine cluster protein, whose translation MKALICSGFDFSFDESKCASCGGKCCVGESGYIWINEQEIANLSEFFGFSKEKFKEIFLFKVGTKFSIKEKPYENGFACLFFDEKNKNCGVYEFRPSQCRSFPFWEHFKDNFDELEQECIAVKRL comes from the coding sequence TTGAAAGCGTTGATTTGTAGCGGATTTGATTTTAGTTTTGATGAGAGTAAATGCGCTAGTTGTGGCGGAAAATGTTGCGTAGGTGAGAGCGGATACATTTGGATTAACGAGCAAGAAATTGCAAATTTGAGCGAATTTTTTGGATTTTCAAAAGAAAAATTTAAAGAGATTTTTCTTTTTAAAGTCGGCACAAAATTTAGCATAAAAGAAAAGCCTTATGAAAATGGCTTTGCGTGTCTGTTTTTTGACGAAAAAAACAAAAATTGTGGCGTTTATGAATTTCGCCCGAGCCAGTGCCGAAGTTTCCCGTTTTGGGAGCATTTTAAAGATAATTTTGATGAATTGGAGCAAGAATGTATCGCAGTAAAACGCTTATAA
- a CDS encoding RsmD family RNA methyltransferase, giving the protein MPKPIFTAISSGIYKGKKLNLPSLATTRSTKSIVKGSVFDSLRTELYGKIFIECFGGSGVMALEALSNGAKSVYAVELDKKAYEITKSNFASLGVAEFALHGDCFAKVPQILANLGGNSGTILYIDPPFEIRDGFELIYQKVIKFIEEISKFEFVYLICLEHQSSVKFDENICEFCLKKSRKFGATTISFFVRKNG; this is encoded by the coding sequence ATGCCAAAGCCCATTTTCACGGCTATTTCAAGCGGAATTTACAAAGGCAAAAAGCTTAATCTGCCAAGCCTAGCGACAACTAGAAGCACAAAAAGCATAGTCAAAGGAAGTGTTTTTGATAGCCTACGCACGGAGTTATATGGGAAAATTTTTATCGAGTGCTTTGGCGGGAGCGGCGTTATGGCGCTTGAAGCCCTAAGTAACGGCGCAAAAAGCGTTTATGCAGTTGAACTTGATAAAAAAGCTTACGAAATCACAAAATCAAATTTTGCTTCTTTGGGTGTAGCGGAATTTGCCCTGCACGGCGATTGCTTTGCAAAAGTTCCGCAAATTTTGGCAAATTTGGGTGGAAATTCTGGCACTATTTTATATATCGATCCGCCGTTTGAAATTCGCGACGGATTTGAGTTGATTTATCAAAAAGTTATCAAATTTATCGAAGAAATTTCTAAATTTGAGTTTGTTTATTTAATCTGCCTAGAACACCAAAGTAGCGTTAAATTTGATGAAAATATCTGCGAATTTTGCCTTAAAAAATCACGCAAATTTGGTGCTACGACAATCAGTTTTTTTGTGAGAAAAAATGGATAA
- a CDS encoding replication-associated recombination protein A gives MNLALKFRPKKLSQILGQRHIIEVFAKFIENKTIPHSIFFGNSGSGKTTLAKVVADELNYDFYELDATSLKVEEIRKILARYENSLYKPLMFIDEIHRLSKTQQEVLLIPMENYRAVIIGATTENPQFVLSSGIRSRCLLFEFKPLEFGDLENLLERAKNELNFEISDEAKKYLIHSSGGDARSMLNLLEFALLVDKNISLETLKTLRANAVNEGVSSDDTHYALASAMIKSLRGSDSDAAIYYIARLIDAGESADFIARRMVILASEDIGNANPNALNVAVNTLLAVSKIGLPEARIILAQCAVYLAHSPKSNSSYNAINSALEFVKNEPKLEIPRYLINSDTKIKDYLYPHDFGGWVEQKYLSKPVKFYESKGIGFEKTLDEWLKKIKGEI, from the coding sequence ATGAATTTAGCGCTTAAATTTCGTCCAAAAAAGCTTAGTCAAATACTCGGGCAAAGGCATATTATCGAAGTTTTTGCCAAATTTATAGAAAACAAAACAATTCCGCATAGCATATTTTTTGGCAATTCAGGAAGCGGTAAAACCACCCTTGCAAAAGTGGTAGCAGACGAGCTAAATTACGATTTTTACGAGCTAGATGCGACGAGCTTAAAAGTAGAAGAAATTCGCAAAATCTTAGCAAGATACGAAAATTCACTTTACAAACCGCTTATGTTTATCGACGAAATTCATCGCCTAAGCAAAACGCAACAAGAAGTTTTACTAATCCCAATGGAAAATTATCGTGCCGTTATCATCGGTGCAACAACAGAAAATCCACAGTTTGTGCTAAGTAGCGGAATTCGTTCTCGCTGTTTGCTTTTTGAGTTTAAACCGCTTGAATTTGGCGATTTAGAAAATTTGCTAGAACGGGCAAAAAATGAGCTAAATTTTGAAATTTCTGACGAAGCAAAAAAATATTTGATCCATAGTAGCGGCGGGGACGCGCGAAGTATGCTGAATTTGCTCGAATTTGCACTTTTGGTTGATAAAAATATCAGCCTTGAAACGCTTAAAACACTTCGAGCAAATGCCGTAAATGAAGGCGTTAGCTCGGATGATACGCACTACGCCTTAGCTAGTGCGATGATAAAATCGCTTCGTGGAAGCGACAGCGACGCGGCGATTTATTATATCGCTAGACTTATTGACGCAGGAGAAAGTGCCGATTTTATCGCAAGACGCATGGTTATACTAGCTAGTGAAGACATAGGAAATGCCAACCCAAATGCCCTAAATGTCGCAGTCAATACGCTTTTGGCAGTTAGCAAAATAGGACTGCCCGAAGCTAGGATTATTTTAGCGCAATGCGCCGTATATTTAGCACACTCGCCTAAGTCAAATTCATCATATAATGCCATAAATTCGGCATTAGAATTCGTTAAAAACGAGCCAAAACTTGAAATACCAAGATATTTGATAAATTCAGATACCAAAATCAAAGACTATCTTTATCCGCACGATTTTGGCGGCTGGGTGGAACAAAAATATCTTTCTAAACCTGTTAAATTCTACGAAAGCAAGGGGATTGGTTTTGAAAAAACGCTAGATGAGTGGTTAAAAAAGATAAAAGGCGAAATTTAA
- a CDS encoding TIGR02757 family protein, which produces MDKFTNLKELLDFHANLKNCDENLFAKADPLQVAKLHNDDIIALICALFAYGNANLILKFLNSLDFSLLNASESTIKKELKSHKYRFQNSQDVAEIFITLRRLKNEISIQECVLKGLSQKGEIIDGINLLISQIYKLNSYKSFGYEFFFGRNFTDKPVSPYKRYNLFLRWAVRKSDIDLGFYEKISQGDLLIPLDVHTHRVSLNLGLIERKSYDFEAVNLLTKALRKFDKNDPIKYDFALYRLGQSGEFKDIKV; this is translated from the coding sequence ATGGATAAATTTACAAATTTAAAAGAGCTTTTGGATTTTCATGCGAATTTAAAAAATTGTGACGAAAATTTATTTGCAAAAGCCGATCCCTTGCAAGTCGCAAAGCTCCATAATGACGATATTATCGCACTTATTTGTGCGCTTTTTGCTTACGGAAATGCAAATTTAATTTTAAAATTTTTAAATTCGCTTGATTTTTCGCTTTTAAATGCCAGTGAAAGCACGATAAAAAAAGAGTTAAAAAGCCATAAATATCGCTTTCAAAATTCGCAAGATGTGGCTGAAATTTTTATCACTTTAAGGCGTTTAAAAAATGAAATTTCTATCCAAGAGTGCGTTTTAAAAGGACTTTCGCAAAAAGGCGAGATAATAGATGGCATAAATTTGCTAATTTCGCAAATTTACAAGCTAAATTCATATAAAAGCTTTGGCTATGAGTTTTTTTTCGGTCGAAATTTTACAGATAAGCCCGTCTCGCCGTATAAACGATACAATCTTTTTTTGCGTTGGGCAGTGCGAAAAAGCGACATTGATTTGGGTTTTTATGAAAAAATTAGTCAGGGAGATTTGCTTATTCCCCTTGATGTGCATACACACCGAGTTTCGCTAAATTTGGGGCTAATAGAGCGAAAAAGTTATGATTTTGAAGCGGTAAATTTGCTAACAAAAGCTTTGCGTAAATTTGATAAAAACGATCCTATAAAATATGATTTTGCGCTTTATCGTTTGGGTCAAAGTGGCGAATTTAAGGATATAAAAGTGTAA
- a CDS encoding tRNA1(Val) (adenine(37)-N6)-methyltransferase, protein MKIYQLKDGYRYNSDSVFLYNFIKEFGVFGEVLDVGAGSGVVGFLLKRDFKNINLTCLEIQKQNLEILEKNSRQNGIDCDIICADFGEFKSEKRFDFIISNPPFYNGNIKQSENEHKKISRYASNLSLENLIKTANSHLKPQGCFIFCYDAKQIAEICVILKSFKLNLINLQFIFPNESKNANLAIFAAKKSSKSFCKISQPIFVNSGEFYTQKAEEIFKKTELESVDL, encoded by the coding sequence ATGAAAATTTACCAGCTAAAAGACGGCTATCGCTATAATAGCGATAGCGTTTTTTTGTATAATTTTATAAAAGAATTTGGCGTTTTTGGCGAAGTTTTAGATGTGGGCGCAGGTAGTGGCGTGGTGGGTTTTTTGCTAAAAAGAGATTTTAAAAATATAAATTTGACCTGCCTTGAAATTCAAAAGCAAAATTTAGAAATTTTAGAGAAAAATTCACGCCAAAACGGGATTGATTGTGATATAATTTGTGCCGATTTTGGCGAATTTAAAAGCGAAAAAAGATTTGATTTTATCATTTCAAATCCGCCGTTTTATAACGGAAATATAAAACAGAGCGAAAACGAGCATAAAAAAATCAGCCGTTATGCTTCGAATTTAAGCCTTGAAAATTTGATAAAAACGGCAAATTCGCATTTAAAGCCACAAGGTTGTTTTATTTTTTGCTATGATGCAAAGCAAATAGCCGAAATTTGCGTTATTTTAAAGAGTTTTAAGTTAAATTTGATAAATTTACAATTTATTTTTCCAAACGAAAGCAAAAATGCAAATTTAGCGATATTTGCGGCGAAAAAAAGTTCTAAATCGTTTTGCAAAATTTCGCAACCGATTTTTGTAAATTCAGGTGAATTTTATACGCAAAAAGCAGAAGAAATTTTTAAAAAAACGGAGCTTGAAAGCGTTGATTTGTAG
- a CDS encoding TSUP family transporter gives MEFEIWHFVVAFLAAFFAGFVDAIAGGGGMIALPALLAIGVPPHAALATNKFQGTFGSFTAAANFAFKGYVDFKEIALGIVFTLLGAILGTFVVLLIDSKFLNYIIPFLLLALLVYMIFSPNLGEEERNAKMNARAFYIIFGFLLGFYDGFFGPGAGSFWTLALVGVLGLYMKKAVAHTKVLNFTSNIVSLIVFIIGGQILWLLGGVMAVGQVLGGYFGSNMVMKKDVKFVRKILFFVVAVTILKILYGLFK, from the coding sequence ATGGAATTTGAAATTTGGCATTTTGTGGTTGCCTTTTTGGCTGCGTTTTTTGCGGGCTTTGTTGATGCGATTGCAGGCGGTGGCGGTATGATAGCACTTCCTGCACTCCTTGCTATCGGTGTTCCGCCACATGCCGCACTAGCCACAAATAAATTTCAAGGCACTTTTGGTAGTTTTACGGCTGCTGCGAATTTCGCATTTAAAGGCTATGTGGATTTTAAAGAGATCGCTCTTGGCATTGTTTTTACGCTACTTGGAGCGATTTTAGGCACATTTGTTGTGCTTTTGATAGATTCAAAATTTTTAAATTACATAATCCCGTTTTTGCTTTTAGCACTTTTGGTTTATATGATTTTTTCGCCGAATTTAGGCGAAGAAGAGCGAAACGCAAAGATGAACGCCAGAGCTTTTTATATCATTTTTGGCTTTTTACTCGGGTTTTATGACGGCTTTTTTGGTCCAGGAGCAGGGTCGTTTTGGACACTTGCGCTTGTGGGGGTTTTGGGGCTTTATATGAAAAAAGCAGTCGCTCACACAAAAGTTTTAAATTTCACTTCAAACATTGTCTCTTTGATAGTTTTTATCATCGGCGGTCAAATTTTGTGGTTGCTTGGTGGCGTCATGGCAGTAGGGCAGGTGCTTGGCGGATACTTTGGCTCAAATATGGTTATGAAAAAAGATGTCAAATTTGTGCGAAAAATTCTATTTTTCGTTGTCGCTGTTACGATTTTAAAAATTTTGTATGGGTTGTTTAAATAA
- a CDS encoding HIT family protein, with translation MDYICAPWRSDYFTEKRSGCPFCDVAKDAKFDEQNGVIFRGQHCFGVMNLYPYTPGAFMVIPYEHTDKIEALSEEAWQEMSRFVRLGVKVLKTAVNAQGVNIGMNLGSAAGAGIAEHVHYHLVPRYNGDTNFITTIANVRINGVSFAPLYEKIKKEFENLIKK, from the coding sequence ATGGATTATATTTGTGCGCCGTGGCGAAGTGATTATTTTACCGAAAAACGCAGCGGTTGCCCGTTTTGCGATGTGGCAAAGGACGCTAAATTTGACGAGCAAAACGGCGTGATTTTCCGCGGACAACACTGCTTTGGCGTTATGAATTTATATCCTTATACGCCGGGAGCTTTTATGGTAATTCCCTACGAGCATACCGATAAAATCGAAGCTCTAAGCGAAGAAGCATGGCAAGAAATGAGCCGTTTTGTCCGTCTTGGCGTAAAAGTTTTAAAAACAGCAGTAAATGCTCAGGGCGTAAATATCGGTATGAATTTAGGAAGTGCAGCAGGGGCTGGGATAGCTGAACATGTGCATTATCATTTAGTTCCTAGATATAACGGCGATACGAATTTTATAACAACTATCGCAAATGTGCGAATTAACGGCGTCAGCTTTGCTCCGCTTTATGAAAAAATAAAAAAAGAATTTGAAAATTTGATAAAAAAATAA
- a CDS encoding glutamate-5-semialdehyde dehydrogenase — protein MLEILSKAKNSQSLIANLTPKIKEKVIKDMAIQISNAKDEILKANEKDIKNATNNLSPAMIARLKLDEKAINSIIVSLNDTASLKDPVGRVIDGWKNYCGLQFQKVAIPIGVVCVIYESRPNVTSEVASLCFKSGNACVLKGGKEAINSNKAIVKALHKALKENGIDESCITFIDSVDRSDTEKLIKMDKFIDVIVPRGGSGLINFVTQNSTIPVIKHDKGVCHIFVDESANLQNALKICINAKVQKPSACNAVETILVHKNVASEFLPMLKAEFDALGVKIHGGEKSAKYIDCEFADDADYETEYLALEVNLKVVKNCDEAVSHIKKFGSLHSDAILSNNEANIENFVNSLESACLYVNASTRFSDGFEFGFGAEVGISTNKLHARGPMGLNELTTYKYIIKGNGQIRE, from the coding sequence ATGTTAGAAATTTTATCGAAAGCAAAAAATTCGCAGTCCTTAATAGCAAATTTAACCCCTAAAATCAAAGAAAAAGTTATCAAAGACATGGCAATCCAAATTTCAAACGCAAAAGATGAAATTTTAAAAGCCAATGAAAAAGATATTAAAAACGCTACAAATAACTTATCTCCTGCGATGATAGCAAGACTTAAACTAGATGAAAAAGCCATAAATTCGATTATTGTATCTTTAAACGATACTGCTTCGTTAAAAGATCCGGTAGGTCGCGTGATAGATGGCTGGAAAAACTATTGTGGGCTTCAATTTCAAAAAGTAGCGATCCCAATCGGCGTAGTCTGCGTGATATACGAATCTCGCCCAAATGTTACAAGCGAAGTGGCTTCACTTTGCTTTAAAAGCGGAAATGCCTGTGTGCTAAAAGGCGGAAAAGAAGCCATAAATTCAAACAAAGCTATCGTCAAAGCACTTCACAAGGCACTTAAAGAAAACGGCATTGATGAAAGCTGTATTACATTTATCGATAGTGTCGATAGAAGCGATACCGAAAAATTAATAAAAATGGATAAATTTATCGATGTTATCGTGCCACGCGGTGGAAGCGGACTGATAAATTTTGTAACGCAAAACTCAACAATACCAGTTATAAAACATGATAAAGGCGTTTGCCATATTTTTGTCGATGAGAGTGCAAATTTACAAAATGCCCTTAAAATTTGCATAAACGCAAAGGTGCAAAAACCAAGTGCTTGTAATGCAGTCGAAACGATTTTGGTGCATAAAAATGTCGCTAGTGAATTTTTGCCGATGTTAAAAGCCGAATTTGACGCTCTTGGTGTTAAAATTCATGGCGGAGAAAAATCAGCAAAATATATCGACTGCGAATTTGCCGATGATGCAGACTATGAAACCGAATATTTGGCACTTGAAGTAAATTTGAAAGTTGTTAAAAACTGCGATGAAGCCGTGTCCCATATCAAAAAATTTGGCTCACTTCACAGCGATGCGATTTTAAGTAATAATGAAGCAAACATCGAAAATTTCGTAAATTCGCTAGAAAGTGCGTGTTTGTATGTAAATGCTTCGACCCGTTTTAGCGACGGATTTGAGTTTGGCTTTGGCGCAGAAGTAGGAATCAGCACAAATAAACTCCACGCACGCGGTCCAATGGGGCTAAATGAGCTAACAACTTACAAATATATCATCAAAGGAAACGGGCAAATTCGCGAATAA
- a CDS encoding NAD(P)-binding domain-containing protein: MSHIYDIAVIGGGPCGLAAIVEAKTNGVEKVLLLEKGDNHSQTIRQFYKDNKRVDKEYKGMESETKGNVEFEAGTKESVLNYFDKLLDNEAIDTSFKSEVEKVEKTGDFFTISTSNGEFKAKNVVVAIGKMGKPNKPDYKIPPSITQRVNFNLDKCTAHEKVLIVGGGNSAAEYALSIVNTNIVTLCYRKDKFTRLNDINESALMHEVRYGGVILRMGVDITALENENGLVLVKLNNGDEFVYDRVIYAIGGTTPTDFLKKCGIELDENGVPIVDEHCQTTQNGLYVGGDLVTRNGGSIVGAINHAHTIVEHIIKR, from the coding sequence ATGAGTCATATATATGATATAGCAGTCATTGGTGGCGGTCCGTGCGGGTTAGCGGCGATTGTAGAAGCTAAAACAAACGGCGTGGAAAAGGTTTTATTGCTTGAAAAAGGCGATAATCACTCTCAAACTATTAGACAATTTTACAAAGACAACAAACGCGTTGATAAAGAGTATAAAGGTATGGAGAGCGAAACAAAAGGAAATGTCGAATTTGAAGCAGGAACAAAAGAGAGCGTTTTAAATTATTTCGATAAACTCTTAGATAACGAAGCAATCGATACTAGCTTTAAAAGCGAAGTTGAAAAAGTCGAAAAAACGGGCGATTTTTTTACGATTTCGACAAGTAACGGCGAATTTAAGGCTAAAAATGTCGTTGTGGCAATCGGTAAAATGGGAAAACCAAACAAACCTGATTATAAAATTCCACCTTCGATCACACAAAGAGTAAATTTTAACCTTGATAAATGCACGGCTCACGAAAAAGTTCTCATCGTGGGCGGCGGAAATTCGGCAGCCGAATACGCACTTTCTATTGTAAATACAAATATCGTTACGCTTTGTTATAGAAAAGATAAATTTACAAGATTAAACGATATTAACGAAAGTGCGCTTATGCATGAAGTTCGTTATGGCGGCGTTATACTTCGTATGGGCGTTGATATTACGGCACTTGAAAATGAAAACGGACTTGTGCTAGTAAAGCTAAATAACGGCGATGAATTTGTTTATGATAGAGTTATTTACGCTATCGGCGGAACTACGCCGACGGATTTTTTGAAAAAGTGCGGTATCGAGCTAGATGAAAACGGCGTTCCGATAGTAGATGAGCATTGTCAAACCACGCAAAATGGGCTTTATGTTGGCGGGGATTTGGTTACTAGAAACGGCGGTTCTATCGTGGGGGCTATAAACCACGCTCACACGATAGTAGAACACATCATAAAACGATGA